In Miscanthus floridulus cultivar M001 chromosome 5, ASM1932011v1, whole genome shotgun sequence, one genomic interval encodes:
- the LOC136452618 gene encoding cytosolic isocitrate dehydrogenase [NADP]-like — MAFEKIKVANPIVEMDGDEMTRVFWQSIKDKLIFPFLDLDIKYYDLGILHRDATDDKVTVEAAEATLKYNVAIKCATITPDETRVKEFNLKHMWKSPNGTIRNIIDGTVFREPIICKNVPRLVPGWTKPICIGRHAFGDQYRATDAVLKGPGKLKLVFEGKEEQIDLEVFNFTGAGGVALSMYNTDESIRAFAEASMTTAYEKKWPLYLSTKNTILKKYDGRFKDIFQEVYEAGWKSKFEAAGIWYEHRLIDDMVAYALKSEGGYVWACKNYDGDVQSDFLAQGFGSLGLMTSVLVCPDGKTIEAEAAHGTVTRHFRVHQKGGETSTNSIASIFAWTRGLAHRAKLDDNARLLDFALKLEAACVGTVESGKMTKDLALLVHGSSNVTRSHYLNTEEFIDAVATELRSRLGAN; from the exons ATGGCGTTCGAGAAGATCAAGGTGGCCAACCCAATCGTCGAGATGGACG GTGATGAGATGACCAGGGTATTCTGGCAGTCTATCAAGGACAAG CTTATTTTTCCATTTCTTGATCTGGACATCAAGTACTATGATTTGGGGATACTGCACCGTGACGCAACTGATGACAAGGTCACAGTGGAGGCTGCAGAGGCTACTCTCAA GTACAATGTGGCTATTAAGTGTGCGACCATCACTCCAG ATGAAACTCGGGTTAAGGAGTTCAATCTGAAGCACATGTGGAAGAGCCCGAATGGCACAATTAGGAACATTATAGACG GCACTGTGTTCAGAGAGCCGATTATATGCAAAAACGTGCCAAGGCTTGTTCCAG GATGGACTAAGCCCATCTGCATTGGGAGGCATGCCTTCGGTGATCAGTACCGAGCTACTGATGCGGTTCTGAAGGGGCCTGGGAAGCTGAAGCTAGTTTTTG AGGGAAAAGAAGAACAGATTGATCTGGAGGTGTTCAACTTCACTGGTGCTGGAGGAGTTGCCTTGTCTATGTACAACACTGACGAG TCAATTCGAGCTTTTGCCGAGGCTTCTATGACAACTGCTTATGAGAAGAAATGGCCGCTCTACCTTAGCACCAAAAACACAATCCTGAAAAAATACGATGGCAG GTTTAAGGACATTTTCCAGGAGGTCTATGAAGCTGGCTGGAAATCCAAATTTGAGGCTGCTGGAATATG GTATGAGCATCGTCTTATTGATGACATGGTTGCGTATGCGCTTAAGAGTGAAGGAGGCTATGTGTGGGCTTGCAAGAACTACGATGGAGATGTGCAGAGTGATTTCTTAGCTCAAG GTTTTGGCTCTTTGGGTCTGATGACATCAGTGTTG GTGTGCCCTGATGGAAAAACCATTGAAGCTGAAGCTGCCCATGGCACAGTTACCCGTCATTTCCGTGTTCaccagaaaggaggtgaaaccaGTACGAACAGCATTGCTTCAATCTTTGCATGGACAAGAGGACTTGCACACAG GGCAAAGCTGGATGACAATGCTAGGCTACTCGACTTCGCTCTCAAACTCGAGGCTGCTTGTGTTGGAACTGTGGAGTCTGGGAAGATGACTAAAGATCTTGCACTTCTTGTTCATGGATCTTCCAA CGTCACAAGGAGCCATTACCTGAACACTGAAGAGTTCATCGATGCAGTTGCTACTGAGCTCCGATCAAGATTGGGAGCCAATTGA